The following coding sequences lie in one Leucobacter allii genomic window:
- the phnE gene encoding phosphonate ABC transporter, permease protein PhnE → MPVPTRRTARGARRPRSSLWRTLAIPLAYLVIAGFGIWWIDVRPSAVLAGLDDIASLLGRMLPPAIPEPANLFALILQTLWIAIAGTGFAAIVSVFLAAAASRHYAGPRVVGLLARGIIIVLRAIPSLVFALIFVRIFGLGPFAGALAIGCHSIGMIAKMMADTFDELSPTAREAVSAAGAGRAQTFVATTLSRSMPDIVSLVLYRLDINIRASAVLGIVGAGGIGVALQQAIGSLSYRTAAGIIVVIVLLLLVLEGLSYLAQRALTQHAAERTVAQLYGAGPDTARPGWNRPRVSRALAVWIPLGLFAVAVSQLSLNTSRLGQAWSQARDILAGFLPPHFSVEILMGIFETVVMAMTATAFGVVFGLVIAVLSTPYLVRFEPLNLLLRGLVVLLRGVPDIIWALLFVAALGLGPFAGFLALTISCTALASKFFTDGLLKIDPLPVRALEATGAGRLQVFVSGVWPQFVPSFISNTLFTSDLALRESAVLGIVGAGGIGFLLQESIVSLDYQTTAGILIGLVVVVVALETVAQQARRKVL, encoded by the coding sequence ATGCCGGTACCGACGCGCCGGACGGCGCGCGGGGCCCGGCGCCCCCGGAGCTCGCTCTGGCGGACCCTCGCGATCCCGCTCGCGTACCTCGTCATCGCCGGCTTCGGGATCTGGTGGATCGACGTGCGGCCGAGCGCCGTGCTCGCCGGACTCGACGACATCGCGAGCCTGCTCGGCCGCATGCTGCCACCGGCGATCCCCGAGCCCGCGAATCTCTTCGCGCTCATTCTGCAAACGCTCTGGATCGCCATCGCCGGCACCGGGTTCGCGGCGATCGTCTCCGTGTTCCTCGCCGCGGCCGCGAGCCGGCACTACGCAGGACCTCGGGTCGTCGGCCTGCTGGCTCGCGGGATCATCATCGTCCTCCGGGCGATCCCGTCGCTCGTGTTCGCGCTCATCTTCGTCAGGATCTTCGGCCTCGGACCGTTCGCCGGAGCGCTCGCGATCGGCTGCCACTCGATCGGCATGATCGCGAAGATGATGGCCGACACCTTCGACGAGCTCAGCCCGACGGCGCGCGAGGCGGTCTCCGCCGCCGGCGCGGGCCGCGCCCAGACGTTCGTCGCGACCACGCTGAGCCGCTCGATGCCGGACATCGTCTCGCTCGTCCTCTACCGGCTCGACATCAACATCCGCGCCTCCGCCGTGCTCGGCATCGTGGGTGCCGGCGGCATCGGGGTCGCACTCCAGCAGGCGATCGGATCGCTGTCCTACCGCACCGCGGCGGGGATCATCGTCGTCATCGTCCTGCTGCTCCTCGTGCTCGAAGGGCTCTCGTACCTCGCGCAGCGCGCGCTCACGCAGCACGCCGCCGAGCGGACGGTCGCCCAGCTCTACGGCGCCGGCCCCGACACCGCGCGACCGGGATGGAATCGGCCGCGGGTGTCGCGCGCCCTCGCGGTGTGGATCCCGCTCGGGCTCTTCGCCGTCGCGGTCTCGCAGCTCTCGCTCAACACCTCGCGACTCGGCCAGGCCTGGTCCCAGGCCCGCGACATCCTCGCGGGATTCCTCCCGCCGCACTTCAGCGTCGAGATCCTCATGGGCATCTTCGAGACCGTCGTGATGGCGATGACGGCGACCGCGTTCGGTGTCGTCTTCGGACTCGTCATCGCGGTGCTCTCCACGCCCTACCTCGTGCGCTTCGAGCCGCTGAATCTGCTTCTGCGCGGCCTCGTGGTGCTGCTCCGCGGTGTTCCCGACATCATCTGGGCGCTCCTGTTCGTCGCCGCGCTCGGCCTCGGCCCGTTCGCGGGCTTCCTCGCCCTCACGATCTCCTGCACCGCGCTCGCCTCCAAGTTCTTCACGGACGGCCTGCTGAAGATCGACCCGTTGCCGGTCCGCGCCCTCGAGGCCACCGGAGCCGGACGGCTCCAGGTGTTCGTGAGCGGCGTCTGGCCGCAGTTCGTGCCGTCGTTCATCTCGAACACGCTGTTCACCTCCGACCTCGCGCTCCGCGAGTCGGCCGTGCTCGGCATCGTCGGTGCGGGCGGGATCGGCTTCCTCCTGCAGGAGTCCATCGTGTCGCTCGACTATCAGACGACCGCCGGGATCCTCATCGGCCTCGTGGTCGTGGTGGTCGCGCTCGAGACCGTCGCGCAGCAGGCGCGCAGAAAGGTGCTGTGA
- the phnD gene encoding phosphate/phosphite/phosphonate ABC transporter substrate-binding protein, which produces MRKSLPALAAILSAGLLLTACGQSPNARTDDAAGGDPSELVFAVVPTDDSSELEKSFEPVVAAIEEATGIPTSIQAVSTNSGVIEAQVAERVDIATYGAFSYYLASSVADVTPVAMDQRTPEPGSGAVQSYGVVAAGSDIAEIADVAGANVCFTDPASTTGYLTAAVALQEAGIDPESEITPVFVGSHDVAVTQMLAGDCDVAFVAGTFIDDILPARGVISEGDTSTIWKSDGIPGTPIVLGDWLSDDLRAQITEAVTGTDAVQAHAAGLCETQTREAPPEWGEEYAGETACLWGGTQAFAFEPADDETYAVISDICSVLDADVCRGEEA; this is translated from the coding sequence ATGAGAAAGTCACTTCCCGCGCTCGCCGCGATCCTCTCGGCAGGTCTGCTGCTGACGGCATGCGGCCAGAGCCCGAACGCTCGCACGGACGACGCCGCGGGCGGCGATCCGAGCGAGCTGGTGTTCGCTGTCGTTCCGACGGACGACAGCTCCGAACTCGAGAAGTCCTTCGAGCCGGTCGTCGCCGCCATCGAGGAGGCCACGGGGATCCCGACGAGCATCCAGGCCGTGAGCACCAACTCCGGCGTCATCGAGGCCCAGGTCGCCGAGCGCGTCGACATCGCCACGTACGGCGCCTTCTCCTACTACCTGGCTTCGAGCGTGGCGGATGTCACGCCCGTCGCGATGGACCAGCGGACGCCCGAGCCCGGATCCGGGGCCGTCCAGTCCTACGGCGTCGTCGCCGCAGGATCCGACATCGCGGAGATCGCGGATGTCGCCGGGGCCAACGTCTGTTTCACCGATCCCGCCTCCACCACGGGGTATCTCACGGCGGCCGTCGCGCTGCAGGAGGCCGGTATCGACCCCGAGAGCGAGATCACCCCGGTCTTCGTCGGCTCGCACGACGTCGCCGTGACGCAGATGCTCGCGGGCGACTGCGACGTCGCCTTCGTCGCCGGCACCTTCATCGACGACATCCTCCCGGCGCGCGGTGTCATCTCCGAGGGCGACACCTCCACGATCTGGAAGTCCGACGGGATCCCCGGCACCCCCATCGTGCTCGGCGACTGGCTGAGCGACGACCTCAGGGCTCAGATCACCGAGGCCGTCACCGGTACGGACGCGGTGCAGGCGCACGCCGCCGGACTCTGCGAGACCCAGACCCGCGAGGCGCCTCCGGAGTGGGGCGAGGAGTACGCCGGGGAGACCGCGTGCCTCTGGGGCGGCACGCAGGCCTTCGCCTTCGAACCTGCGGACGACGAGACCTACGCCGTGATCAGCGACATCTGCAGCGTGCTCGACGCAGACGTGTGCCGCGGCGAAGAGGCGTAG
- a CDS encoding alpha/beta hydrolase: MRTSKMLAGLAATALTLGIFGQAPPAVAESGARSETGELASGAPYSVEIPEEWNGTLLLWSSGYGGGTPGRPISLGESDTTNRWLLDHGYALASMKPSQGWAVEDYLAGQPEVIARATEALGSAPQATIAWGSSMGGLTSAALAERYPELIDGAYALCGSLAGSVGMLNQGLDASFAFKTLLAPEDEAIELVDVQDEATSTAAAKSALDAAQGTPEGRARIALAAAMAQIPGWTSPDAPEPAPTDYAAQQRQQYDIFMFSVFSPRQELEARAGGAFSWNTGTDYAAHLAASPMRAQVEALYAEAGLVLDDDLARLAAEPRHSADFDAVRYMIENATPSGAITQPVFTLNETGDTAPAVAQAGAYADAVAASGNGELLRQAYLDRPGHCAFSPSEVLAGLTTLTERVGTGAWPDASAAALRARAAEIASAAEGLDLGAPGDFTDEAPAAFLRPFSPQGWRTEFSGTLENVEQPYAGIVPANWDGSLAITPNQAELDRADLVWLRERGTATVGYDLSDDWQLEADRDNASAVRDAFIAAVGVVPGRVFVTGRSQGGLTTRNIVQQDPDWLDGAAPLCGGGAGAVSMYNSKLDAAFALRALVDPASPMRIVGIDDTPAEVAALDALIDQSMGTGAGQARLIFAAALAGVPAVDANGAELEASEERLAAYEAGLPFGIGAHVRAGFERVIGGNFSWNTDVDYRKQLAQSGRLAEVRAAYAAAGADLEADLTALQQAPRIAADPGAVAAVEAMATFDGALDVPVVSMTTLGDPAGPISDERSYRSIVEAAGADGFLAQTFVGASGHCTFSAAEHIAVYELLLERMADDAGGTAADAASMNERARAATVSSGADLGAARFVDAVAPAGLRQWDARNWGSYDPAAQPTAPVLGIARSDAAPGDAVDVTLSDFTADGSYALAIDQVSSAAGSGGAPEDGSASADGARSGSAQAPGAPVTVDGTGAATTTIVIPADLRTGTAVVRAVSGGGTVVAEASIEVAAGPGSGGSGAGGPGADAAGGGADADGAMPGGPLAITGASATGVVAAAMLLLLLGGAVLLLRRRSRQGE, translated from the coding sequence GTGCGAACATCGAAGATGCTCGCCGGGCTCGCCGCGACAGCGCTGACGCTCGGCATATTCGGGCAGGCCCCGCCGGCCGTCGCGGAGAGCGGCGCGCGCTCAGAGACCGGAGAGCTCGCCTCCGGCGCTCCGTACAGCGTCGAGATCCCCGAGGAGTGGAACGGGACCCTGCTCCTCTGGAGCTCGGGATACGGCGGTGGCACGCCGGGGCGCCCGATCTCCCTCGGCGAGAGCGACACCACGAACCGCTGGCTCCTCGATCACGGCTACGCGCTCGCCTCGATGAAACCGAGCCAGGGCTGGGCCGTCGAGGACTACCTCGCGGGTCAGCCCGAGGTGATCGCGCGTGCCACGGAGGCGCTCGGATCCGCCCCGCAGGCCACGATCGCGTGGGGGTCCTCGATGGGCGGGCTCACCTCGGCGGCGCTCGCCGAGCGCTACCCCGAGCTGATCGACGGCGCCTACGCGCTCTGCGGGTCGCTCGCCGGGAGCGTCGGGATGCTGAACCAGGGACTCGACGCGTCCTTCGCGTTCAAGACGCTCCTCGCCCCGGAGGACGAGGCGATCGAGCTCGTCGACGTGCAGGACGAGGCGACGTCCACGGCCGCCGCGAAGTCCGCCCTGGACGCGGCGCAGGGAACCCCCGAGGGGCGGGCGCGCATCGCGCTCGCGGCCGCCATGGCCCAGATCCCGGGCTGGACCTCGCCGGACGCTCCGGAGCCGGCGCCGACGGACTACGCGGCCCAGCAGCGGCAGCAGTACGACATCTTCATGTTCAGCGTCTTCTCGCCGAGGCAGGAACTCGAGGCGCGCGCCGGCGGCGCCTTCTCCTGGAACACCGGCACCGACTACGCGGCGCACCTCGCGGCCTCGCCGATGCGCGCGCAGGTCGAAGCGCTGTACGCGGAAGCCGGGCTCGTGCTCGACGACGATCTCGCCCGGCTCGCCGCCGAACCGCGGCACAGCGCCGACTTCGACGCCGTGCGGTACATGATCGAGAACGCGACGCCTTCGGGTGCGATCACGCAGCCCGTGTTCACGCTGAACGAGACGGGCGACACCGCGCCCGCCGTCGCCCAGGCCGGCGCATACGCCGACGCCGTCGCGGCGTCCGGGAACGGCGAGCTGCTGCGGCAGGCGTACCTCGACCGGCCGGGACACTGCGCATTCAGCCCTTCGGAGGTGCTGGCCGGCCTGACCACCCTCACCGAGCGCGTCGGCACCGGGGCGTGGCCCGATGCCTCCGCTGCGGCGCTGCGGGCCAGGGCCGCCGAGATCGCGTCCGCCGCTGAGGGGCTGGACCTCGGAGCGCCGGGAGACTTCACCGACGAGGCGCCCGCCGCGTTCTTGCGCCCGTTCTCCCCGCAGGGCTGGCGCACGGAGTTCTCGGGCACGCTCGAGAACGTCGAGCAACCGTACGCGGGGATCGTGCCGGCGAACTGGGACGGCTCGCTCGCGATCACCCCGAATCAGGCGGAACTCGACCGCGCCGACCTCGTCTGGCTCAGAGAGCGCGGCACGGCCACCGTCGGCTACGACCTCTCCGACGACTGGCAGCTGGAGGCCGACCGCGACAACGCGAGCGCCGTGCGCGACGCCTTCATCGCCGCGGTCGGGGTGGTGCCCGGTCGGGTCTTCGTCACCGGCCGTTCGCAGGGCGGACTCACCACCCGGAACATCGTGCAGCAGGATCCCGATTGGCTCGACGGCGCAGCGCCGCTCTGCGGCGGGGGCGCCGGAGCGGTCTCGATGTACAACTCCAAGCTCGATGCCGCCTTCGCGCTGCGCGCGCTCGTTGACCCCGCATCGCCGATGCGGATCGTCGGGATCGACGACACCCCGGCAGAGGTCGCCGCGCTCGACGCGCTCATCGACCAGTCGATGGGCACCGGGGCGGGGCAGGCCAGGCTGATCTTCGCCGCGGCGCTCGCCGGCGTCCCCGCGGTCGACGCGAATGGTGCCGAGCTCGAAGCCTCCGAGGAGCGGCTCGCCGCCTACGAGGCCGGTCTGCCGTTCGGGATCGGCGCGCACGTCCGCGCCGGCTTCGAACGGGTGATCGGGGGCAACTTCTCGTGGAACACGGATGTCGACTATCGGAAGCAGCTCGCGCAGTCCGGGCGCCTCGCCGAGGTCCGCGCGGCGTACGCCGCCGCGGGCGCCGACCTCGAGGCAGATCTCACCGCACTGCAGCAGGCGCCGCGGATCGCCGCCGATCCGGGAGCCGTCGCGGCCGTCGAGGCGATGGCGACCTTCGACGGGGCGCTCGACGTCCCCGTCGTGTCGATGACCACGCTGGGCGACCCGGCCGGACCCATCTCCGACGAGCGCAGCTACCGTTCGATCGTGGAGGCCGCCGGGGCGGACGGGTTCCTCGCGCAGACCTTCGTCGGCGCGTCCGGGCACTGCACCTTCTCGGCCGCGGAGCACATCGCCGTCTACGAGCTGCTGCTCGAGCGGATGGCCGACGACGCCGGCGGCACGGCCGCCGACGCCGCGTCGATGAACGAGCGGGCCCGGGCCGCGACAGTGTCGAGCGGGGCCGATCTCGGCGCCGCGCGCTTCGTCGACGCCGTCGCCCCGGCCGGCCTGCGCCAGTGGGACGCGCGGAATTGGGGCAGCTACGATCCAGCCGCCCAGCCGACCGCACCCGTGCTCGGCATCGCGCGGTCGGACGCCGCCCCGGGGGATGCCGTGGACGTGACGCTGAGCGACTTCACCGCGGACGGGAGCTACGCCCTGGCCATCGATCAGGTGTCCTCGGCGGCGGGGTCAGGCGGCGCGCCCGAAGACGGCTCGGCGTCTGCGGACGGCGCCCGTTCCGGCAGCGCGCAGGCGCCCGGCGCGCCGGTCACCGTCGACGGAACGGGGGCCGCCACGACGACGATCGTCATTCCCGCCGATCTCAGGACCGGCACCGCCGTCGTCCGCGCGGTCTCTGGGGGCGGCACCGTCGTCGCAGAGGCCTCGATCGAGGTCGCCGCAGGCCCGGGCTCCGGCGGATCGGGTGCCGGCGGGCCCGGCGCCGATGCCGCGGGCGGTGGCGCCGACGCGGACGGGGCAATGCCGGGAGGTCCGCTCGCGATCACGGGCGCGTCGGCGACCGGCGTCGTCGCGGCGGCGATGCTCCTCCTGCTCCTCGGCGGCGCGGTGCTCCTGCTTCGGCGGCGGTCGCGGCAGGGGGAGTAG
- a CDS encoding cytochrome P450, with product MDTRGRAERASEWSPARDETFGSAHVDYAQLRAETPFPWSEDFGGFWAATTYADIAAIAQDDNFITSVQNVVPHVPRSSRRPPLHFDPPEHTAYRTAIDPIFRRASLRLHEAEFRESAEELVEGMLARGRADGVADFAAPFVVDCFARLLGVESELAGRIREIGVRYGFAIQDMDDAVIQEASAELYEIARRVYAARLATSPDASVDLVASLHRAAEDPENAITEETAIATVRQMIVAGMGAPQAVLGSIVAHLAQDRSLQDRLRADPGQLPTAVEEFLRLHAPYRVFARTPKEDTVVHGRLVRQGEPVALLFPSGNRDEAQFSEPHEFVLHRKANSHMSFGRGAHKCPAASMGRMELLLALKELLARTESFALAGEITMMNWLEYGPRSVPLDLVRARGAGRA from the coding sequence GTGGACACGCGGGGTCGCGCGGAGCGCGCCTCGGAGTGGTCGCCCGCGCGCGACGAGACCTTCGGCAGCGCGCACGTCGACTACGCGCAGTTGCGCGCCGAGACGCCGTTCCCCTGGAGCGAGGACTTCGGGGGGTTCTGGGCGGCGACGACGTACGCCGACATCGCCGCGATCGCGCAGGACGACAACTTCATCACCTCCGTGCAGAACGTCGTTCCGCACGTCCCACGCTCCTCGCGGCGGCCTCCGCTGCACTTCGATCCGCCCGAGCACACCGCGTACCGCACGGCGATCGATCCGATCTTCCGTCGGGCCTCGCTCCGCCTGCACGAAGCGGAGTTCCGCGAGTCCGCCGAGGAGCTCGTCGAGGGCATGCTGGCGCGCGGCCGCGCTGACGGCGTCGCCGACTTCGCCGCGCCGTTCGTGGTCGACTGCTTCGCGCGCCTGCTCGGCGTCGAGTCCGAGCTGGCCGGGCGCATCCGCGAGATCGGCGTGCGCTACGGCTTCGCGATCCAGGACATGGACGATGCTGTCATCCAGGAGGCGAGCGCCGAACTCTACGAGATCGCCCGACGGGTGTACGCGGCCCGTCTCGCGACGTCGCCCGACGCCTCGGTCGACCTGGTCGCGAGTCTGCACCGCGCCGCCGAGGACCCGGAGAACGCGATCACCGAGGAGACCGCGATCGCCACTGTGCGGCAGATGATCGTCGCGGGCATGGGGGCACCGCAGGCCGTGCTGGGGAGTATCGTGGCGCATCTCGCGCAGGACCGATCGCTGCAGGATCGGCTCCGCGCCGATCCGGGCCAGCTGCCGACGGCGGTCGAGGAGTTCCTCCGGCTGCACGCGCCGTACCGGGTCTTCGCCCGGACGCCGAAGGAGGACACCGTCGTGCACGGTCGGCTCGTGCGTCAGGGGGAGCCCGTCGCACTGCTCTTCCCCTCGGGCAACCGAGACGAGGCCCAGTTCTCGGAGCCCCACGAGTTCGTACTGCACCGCAAGGCGAACTCGCACATGTCCTTCGGCCGCGGCGCGCACAAGTGCCCGGCGGCGAGCATGGGGCGCATGGAGCTGCTCCTCGCGCTCAAGGAGCTGCTCGCTCGCACCGAATCCTTCGCCCTCGCCGGGGAGATCACTATGATGAACTGGCTAGAGTACGGTCCGAGGTCGGTGCCGCTCGACCTGGTCCGCGCGCGCGGAGCGGGACGGGCCTGA
- a CDS encoding ABC transporter substrate-binding protein produces MKRSIIRGGAIAAAAALALTACSGGGEGGSSAGAEFTPTDTIRATLDIPATFDPMLGLSLPDFVLARQSFDTLVRKDEGGLVPGLAASWDSTPTSASFTLRDGATCSDGTPITATVVKNSLDALAGSAGSIVPQTFGGQVPTITADDAAGTVSLALETPWPYLVQALSTSSTGIVCPAGLADLEGLAAGHVEGAESGPYIQTAVEPGVRYTYELRDDYEMWPEWTSEVAGEPARTIEFVISPDTSATTNLVLDGQLDIAKIMPESMDRFTDQAAYEVTPFLFSDFSLVFNEREGSPFVDQQLRTAVAQLIDREEFGQTTMQGTGEIATTLVSSQTQCVTGDADALIPQDAAAAAEALAGTKIRLVAPQIVGTNGAGNTYLQEILRAAGAEVELENVDVGTWISTVLTEPDAWDLTVYADLNFVGSLSSPITNFIGPGILEGGGNIGGAQAPEVERLFAESLTAADEEARCGALNAAADAIIADAHAVPLITDSFIYAQRPGFQVTMLGGSLDDHIFRIVGDGSGE; encoded by the coding sequence ATGAAACGATCCATCATCCGAGGCGGGGCGATCGCCGCGGCCGCCGCACTCGCCCTCACCGCCTGCAGCGGGGGAGGCGAGGGCGGCTCCAGCGCCGGCGCCGAGTTCACCCCCACCGACACGATCCGCGCCACGCTCGACATCCCGGCCACCTTCGACCCCATGCTCGGACTCTCCCTCCCCGACTTCGTCCTGGCGCGCCAGAGCTTCGACACGCTCGTGCGCAAGGACGAGGGCGGGCTCGTCCCCGGCCTCGCGGCGAGCTGGGACTCGACGCCGACCTCGGCCAGCTTCACGCTGCGCGACGGCGCCACCTGCTCGGACGGCACGCCCATCACGGCCACCGTCGTGAAGAACTCGCTCGACGCGCTCGCCGGCAGTGCGGGCTCGATCGTGCCGCAGACCTTCGGCGGTCAGGTGCCGACCATCACGGCCGACGACGCCGCCGGCACGGTCTCGCTCGCGCTCGAGACCCCCTGGCCGTACCTCGTGCAGGCGCTGTCCACCTCGAGCACCGGCATCGTCTGCCCCGCGGGGCTCGCGGACCTCGAGGGCCTCGCAGCGGGGCACGTCGAGGGCGCCGAGTCGGGCCCGTACATCCAGACCGCCGTCGAGCCGGGCGTCCGCTACACCTACGAACTCCGCGACGACTACGAGATGTGGCCGGAGTGGACGAGCGAGGTCGCGGGCGAGCCCGCCCGGACGATCGAGTTCGTGATCTCCCCCGACACCTCCGCGACGACGAACCTCGTGCTGGACGGACAGCTCGACATCGCGAAGATCATGCCGGAGTCGATGGACCGCTTCACGGACCAGGCCGCCTACGAGGTGACCCCCTTCCTCTTCAGCGACTTCTCCCTCGTCTTCAACGAGCGGGAGGGCAGCCCCTTCGTCGACCAGCAGCTGCGCACCGCGGTCGCCCAGCTCATCGACCGCGAGGAGTTCGGGCAGACCACGATGCAGGGCACGGGCGAGATCGCCACGACCCTCGTCTCGTCGCAGACCCAGTGCGTGACCGGGGACGCCGACGCGCTGATCCCCCAGGACGCGGCGGCGGCCGCCGAGGCGCTCGCCGGCACGAAGATCCGTCTCGTCGCGCCGCAGATCGTCGGCACCAACGGCGCGGGCAACACCTACCTCCAGGAGATCCTGCGCGCCGCCGGCGCCGAGGTCGAACTCGAGAACGTCGACGTCGGCACCTGGATCTCGACCGTGCTCACCGAGCCCGATGCGTGGGACCTCACCGTGTACGCCGATCTCAACTTCGTCGGCTCGCTCTCGAGCCCCATCACCAACTTCATCGGCCCCGGCATCCTCGAGGGCGGCGGCAACATCGGCGGGGCGCAGGCGCCCGAGGTGGAGCGGCTCTTCGCCGAGTCGCTGACCGCCGCGGACGAGGAAGCGCGCTGCGGCGCGCTGAACGCCGCCGCCGACGCGATCATCGCCGACGCGCACGCCGTCCCCCTCATCACGGACTCCTTCATCTACGCCCAGCGACCCGGCTTCCAGGTGACGATGCTCGGCGGCTCCCTCGACGATCACATCTTCCGCATCGTCGGCGACGGATCGGGGGAGTGA
- a CDS encoding DUF3237 family protein produces the protein MTSAPALPELAYAFTIVAEVDPGLPIERRAGESLEIIPITGGSVSGRISGTVQPGGADWCLYRNDGALNVEARYWIRTDDGDVVDVVNLGRIAPGSAPDAADGLFMSTPQFRTTAPGLQWLTQRVFVGRAEAFGTHTTIDVFEVVA, from the coding sequence ATGACCTCCGCCCCCGCGCTCCCCGAACTCGCCTACGCCTTCACGATCGTCGCCGAGGTCGACCCCGGCCTGCCGATCGAGCGGCGGGCGGGCGAATCGCTCGAGATCATCCCGATCACCGGCGGCAGCGTCAGCGGCAGGATCTCGGGGACCGTCCAGCCGGGCGGAGCCGACTGGTGCCTGTACCGCAACGACGGCGCCCTCAACGTCGAGGCCCGCTACTGGATCCGCACCGACGACGGCGACGTCGTCGACGTCGTGAACCTCGGCAGGATCGCCCCGGGCTCGGCTCCCGACGCCGCCGACGGACTCTTCATGTCGACCCCGCAGTTCCGCACCACCGCGCCCGGCCTCCAATGGCTCACGCAGCGGGTGTTCGTCGGCCGGGCCGAGGCCTTCGGCACCCACACCACGATCGACGTCTTCGAGGTCGTCGCCTAG
- a CDS encoding PaaX family transcriptional regulator, producing MSTAAQLLPRNQQGARSQQLLTVLLGDYWYLRAEPLPSGALVALLRVFDVTEAGARAAIQRLAQRGFFVAHREGRSTSYAVHANTGGVLAERTRALFMGNRHASWDGGWTIVAYSLAEVERTTRNAVRDHLKRLRFGKLVDGVWVRPGDHGDAVAEIRESLGRSIPVEDLSCFVGARLPEGANSGAAIARAFDLPGVAAGYTEFVERWRPIAAELASVSFRAHEQRPPEEALRIRTALMSEWRQLRHADPMLPQQLLDEAFPLAEAAHICEFLYDALGEPAERAFRNVLEPFRPELGALAGHHTFAELGKLADPSRDA from the coding sequence ATGTCGACAGCAGCGCAGCTCCTCCCGCGGAATCAGCAGGGTGCCCGCTCCCAGCAGCTCCTGACCGTGCTGCTCGGCGACTACTGGTACCTGCGGGCCGAGCCGCTGCCCTCCGGGGCGCTCGTCGCCCTGCTCCGAGTATTCGACGTCACCGAGGCGGGCGCTCGCGCGGCCATCCAGCGTCTGGCGCAGCGCGGATTCTTCGTGGCGCATCGCGAGGGCCGATCGACGTCGTACGCGGTGCACGCGAACACCGGCGGCGTGCTCGCGGAGCGGACGCGCGCGCTGTTCATGGGCAACCGCCACGCGAGCTGGGACGGCGGCTGGACGATCGTGGCCTACTCCCTCGCCGAGGTCGAGCGGACCACGAGGAACGCCGTACGCGACCACCTGAAGCGGCTCCGATTCGGCAAGCTGGTCGACGGCGTCTGGGTGCGCCCCGGGGATCACGGCGACGCGGTCGCCGAGATCCGGGAGTCCCTCGGCCGGAGCATCCCGGTCGAGGATCTCAGCTGCTTCGTCGGCGCCCGATTGCCGGAGGGCGCGAACTCCGGAGCGGCGATCGCGCGCGCCTTCGACCTGCCCGGCGTCGCAGCGGGGTACACGGAGTTCGTCGAGCGGTGGCGCCCGATCGCCGCCGAGCTCGCATCGGTCTCGTTCCGCGCGCACGAGCAGCGGCCGCCCGAGGAGGCTCTGCGGATCCGCACCGCGCTCATGAGCGAATGGCGCCAGCTCCGCCACGCCGACCCGATGCTGCCGCAGCAGCTGCTCGACGAGGCCTTCCCCCTGGCCGAAGCGGCGCATATCTGCGAGTTCCTCTACGACGCCCTGGGCGAGCCGGCGGAGCGCGCGTTCCGGAACGTGCTCGAGCCCTTCCGCCCCGAACTCGGGGCGCTCGCCGGACATCACACCTTCGCCGAGCTCGGTAAGCTCGCCGATCCGTCCCGGGACGCGTAG
- a CDS encoding phosphonate ABC transporter ATP-binding protein, with amino-acid sequence MSTALSMETNVNGTAGRSGTAPAVRIAGATVRYGANTVLDGVDLAVDPGQFVALVGPSGAGKSTLLRLINGSVRAASGTVSVLGTDPAACGARALQALRTRVGFVFQQFGLVGRLSAMENVLMGSLGSLRLPRYGVASYGKALREQAATHLDRVGLGEQRFQRCDTLSGGQQQRVAIARTLMQNAELVLADEPVASLDPSSSVAVLDMLKRLSAEDGFTVLCSLHQVDLALQVSDRVVAVREGSFVIDRATAETSEEQIRAVYAQHRGPSDDD; translated from the coding sequence ATGAGCACGGCACTGAGCATGGAGACGAACGTGAATGGAACGGCAGGGCGGTCCGGCACCGCGCCCGCGGTGAGGATCGCCGGGGCGACCGTGCGCTACGGTGCGAACACCGTGCTCGACGGGGTGGACCTCGCGGTCGATCCCGGGCAGTTCGTCGCCCTCGTCGGCCCCTCAGGGGCCGGCAAGTCGACGCTGCTGAGACTCATCAACGGCAGCGTGCGCGCCGCGTCGGGCACCGTCTCCGTGCTCGGCACCGATCCTGCGGCCTGCGGCGCCCGCGCGCTGCAGGCGCTCCGCACGCGGGTCGGCTTCGTCTTCCAGCAGTTCGGGCTCGTGGGGCGGCTGAGCGCGATGGAGAACGTGCTCATGGGCTCTCTCGGATCGCTCCGGCTGCCGCGCTACGGGGTGGCCTCATACGGTAAGGCGCTGCGCGAGCAGGCGGCGACCCACCTCGACCGCGTCGGACTCGGCGAGCAGCGCTTCCAGCGCTGCGACACGCTCTCGGGTGGCCAGCAGCAGCGCGTTGCGATCGCCCGCACCCTCATGCAGAACGCCGAGCTCGTGCTGGCCGACGAGCCGGTCGCCTCGCTCGATCCGAGCTCGAGCGTCGCGGTGCTCGACATGCTCAAGCGCCTCAGCGCGGAGGATGGCTTCACCGTGCTCTGCTCCCTGCATCAGGTGGATCTCGCGCTCCAGGTCTCGGATCGGGTCGTGGCCGTGCGCGAGGGATCCTTCGTGATCGACCGGGCGACGGCGGAGACCTCCGAGGAGCAGATCCGCGCCGTCTACGCGCAGCATCGGGGGCCCTCCGATGATGACTGA